In one window of Helianthus annuus cultivar XRQ/B chromosome 17, HanXRQr2.0-SUNRISE, whole genome shotgun sequence DNA:
- the LOC110922435 gene encoding glutathione S-transferase-like, translating to MLKGEKKTPEFLNVNPIGYVPALVDGDLVMVDSFAIIMYLEEKYPQHPLLPRDHAKKAIIYQNGRIDYNEFVAMVHNGSATLTKKQLKDDFSAGLREPVPVSCFLFVFIVSYKWHTVKSGCTEFTFIHGAHTYTLIHEFYRIFHNISHY from the exons ATGCTTAAAGGAGAAAAAAAAACCCCTG AGTTTCTAAATGTGAATCCTATTGGATATGTGCCTGCATTGGTGGATGGTGACTTAGTCATGGTTGACTCTTTTGCAATCATCATG TACCTTGAAGAGAAGTATCCTCAGCATCCTTTGCTGCCTCGAGACCATGCGAAAAAGGCAATCATTTACCAG AACGGCCGTATAGATTATAATGAATTTGTAGCAATGGTGCACAATGGAAGCGCGACATTGACAAAGAAGCAATTGAAGGATGATTTTAGTGCCGGGTTAAGGGAGCCGGTGCCAGTTTcttgttttttatttgttttcattGTTTCATATAAATGGCACACAGTAAAAAGTGGATGTACAGAGTTCACATTCATACACGGGGCGCACACATATACACTTATTCACGAGTTTTATAGAATATTTCATAACATTTCTCACTATTAG
- the LOC110921246 gene encoding uncharacterized protein LOC110921246: MKWASSWSKFSFKGVGSSSQGVMDVRCGYGICCHGEEFQVQIDELKFYLIYLIRGLSFPFSVARKYSTERVLGLFDLTGRIQKCREQDYKRCTRPSEEKQVVFDVAEASCATSAVAAAEVYASSGAKCSTLLQLPMIPYFHKFSRWEQYTNG; encoded by the exons ATGAAATGGGCAAGTAGCTGGAGCAAATTTTCTTTTAAAG GAGTTGGTTCTTCTTCACAAGGAGTGATGGATGTCCGTTGTGGCTATGGAATTTGTTGCCATGGAGAGGAGTTTCAAGTACAGATCGAtgaattaaaattttatttaatcTACTTAATTAGGG GGCTGAGCTTCCCCTTTTCGGTTGCAAGAAAATATTCTACGGAAAGGGTATTAGGCTTATTCGATCTGACTGGCAG AATCCAAAAATGTAGGGAACAAGATTACAAAAGATGTACCCGGCCGTCTGAAGAGAAACAAGTTGTTTTTGATGTTGCAGAAGCTTCCTGTGCTACGTCTGCCGTTGCAGCTGCTGAG GTATATGCATCATCAGGTGCCAAATGCAGCACACTCTTGCAGCTTCCAATGATACCATATTTTCACAAATTTTCCAGATGGGAGCAGTACACAAATGGATAA